GATGCGTGGTTTGAAGGCGGATATAACTAAGAACCGTCCCGTTAAAAGAAACCAGATAAATCTTCTTCTCAGCACCGTGAAAAAACACTACGATGAGAAGCATGTCGCAATTTTCTTTCCGCTCAGTGCTTCCATTTTCACAAGAGCAAGTGTTTGCATATCACATGTCTCCTGGAGCGCTCTCTCGTCTCATTCCTCCTTGGGAGCCAATCTCTGTTCTCTCAAAAACCAGTCCTGGAGTTGCCCTGAATAGTCAAGTGCTCCTACGCGTGCCACTTGCACCTTTTCTCTTTACAAAATGGCTAGCAGAGCATACCGAGGTAACCCCTCCACAGTCTTTTACAGATGAACAAAAAACTGGGCCATTTGCTCGATGGAAACACCAACACATTTTCACTGCCTTAACACCAGAATCAAGCGAACTGCATGACTCCATAGATTATGCTCTTCCTTTCGCTCCGTTTTCGACTCTCATTGCAAGACGAATGGTAGAACGAAAGCTCAGGCGAACTTTTAACTTCCGTCATGTACGAACTCTGCATGACCTCAAACACCATAGTGCGCTTACTATCGAAAAACCCAAAACAATTCTCATCACTGGGGCAAGCGGTCTTGTGGGTCGCAACCTCTCAGCCCTCCTAGAAATTGCTGGACACACAGTACTGACGCTGTCGCGGAGAGCAGGTAATTCAGATAATGCGTATCAGTGGGATGTACCCAACGGCACTCTGCCACAAGAAGCCCTTGAACGTGCGGATGCGGTAGTGCATCTTGCCGGAGAAAATATCGCGGGGAAAAGGTGGTCGGTCGAACAAAAAAAGAAGATCTTAGAAAGTCGGGTTATGAGCACAAGGCTCATAGTTCAAAAAATGAAAGAGTGTCAGAATCCACCTGAAGTCTTTCTTTCTGCCTCAGCAGTTGGATTTTATGGTGATAGAGGTGATGAGATTTTAACAGAAGAAAGCTCGAATACTCCCGCCGCATTCACCACCCATGTTGCAGAACTCTGGGAGACAGAAGCACGCAAGGCGGAAGAGCTTGGGATAAGAACAATCATTACGAGAATTGGTGTGGTGCTCACACCTGAGGATGGAGCGCTCAAAAAGATGCTCCCAGCTTTTCAAGCT
This genomic window from bacterium contains:
- a CDS encoding TIGR01777 family protein, translated to MRSMSQFSFRSVLPFSQEQVFAYHMSPGALSRLIPPWEPISVLSKTSPGVALNSQVLLRVPLAPFLFTKWLAEHTEVTPPQSFTDEQKTGPFARWKHQHIFTALTPESSELHDSIDYALPFAPFSTLIARRMVERKLRRTFNFRHVRTLHDLKHHSALTIEKPKTILITGASGLVGRNLSALLEIAGHTVLTLSRRAGNSDNAYQWDVPNGTLPQEALERADAVVHLAGENIAGKRWSVEQKKKILESRVMSTRLIVQKMKECQNPPEVFLSASAVGFYGDRGDEILTEESSNTPAAFTTHVAELWETEARKAEELGIRTIITRIGVVLTPEDGALKKMLPAFQAGVAGTLGSGKQWMSCISIDDLIYALHFLLVKREASGIFNLVSPEPVTNREFTKLLGKLLKRPTLLPVSAHGLQLALGEMSRELLLASVRVLPERLLNEGFHFSYPGIESSLKFVLGIPDENNT